In Dioscorea cayenensis subsp. rotundata cultivar TDr96_F1 chromosome 9, TDr96_F1_v2_PseudoChromosome.rev07_lg8_w22 25.fasta, whole genome shotgun sequence, a genomic segment contains:
- the LOC120268611 gene encoding uncharacterized protein LOC120268611 produces MEIDYRSQLTVVFDVVRILLVQGLAFRGHDESSSSKNRGNFLEIFNWYAKKVEKIRSVINEIAPGNNQLTSPLIQKQLVNSRATETTLAIIYEIGDRNFSLIVDESRDKSIKEQMAVTLRFVNKQGQVVERFFAIQHDTIPARGHSRREGHWITYYHHYHAEVLIVVLDLIAIEMNGRFSEITAELLTCISCLHPRDLFSRFHHGKLLRLAEIYSYDIFVQDLQVLKERLHTYIQDVRRSSDFVECHDLESLAVKLVETRKHLVFPLVYRLIELALILPVATTSVERAFSAMNIIITELRNKIGDEWLNDMMICYIERQVFETIDDEAILLRFQNMQSRRIQVPPRRDGH; encoded by the exons ATGGAGATTGATTATCGCTCTCAACTGACAGTTGTCTTCGATGTTGTTCGAATTCTTTTGGTACAAGGTCTTGCTTTTCGTGGTCATGATGAGTCTTCTAGTTCCAAAAATAGGGGGAACTTTCTAGAGATATTCAATTGGTATGCAAAAAAGGTTGAGAAAATTAGAAGTGTTATTAATGAAATTGCTCCTGGGAATAACCAATTAACTTCTCCTTTAATTCAAAAACAGTTAGTGAATTCACGCGCAACAGAAACAACATTAgcaattatttatgaaattggCGATAGGAACTTCTCACTAATTGTTGATGAGTCTCGAGATAAGTCAATAAAAGAGCAAATGGCTGTAACTCTAAGATTTGTAAATAAGCAGGGACAAGTTGTTGAAAGATTTTTTGCTATTCAACAT GATACAATACCAGCTCGGGGTCATTCAAGGCGTGAAGGACACTGGATTACTTATTACCATCATTATCATGCTGAAGTTTTAATTGTAGTTCTTGATTTAATTGCTATAGAGATGAACGGTCGGTTCAGTGAGATCACTGCAGAGTTGCTAACTTGCATATCATGCCTTCATCCAAGAGACTTATTTTCTAGATTCCATCATGGTAAGCTACTTCGCCTTGCTGAGATTTATTCTTATGATATTTTTGTACAAGATCTTCAAGTCTTGAAAGAGCGACTTCACACTTACATTCAAGATGTTAGAAGAAGTTCTGATTTTGTTGAATGTCATGATCTTGAAAGTCTTGCTGTGAAGCTAGTTGAAACTAGAAAGCATTTGGTTTTTCCATTAGTTTATCGCCTTATTGAATTGGCTTTAATCTTACCCGTGGCAACGACATCAGTTGAAAGAGCTTTCTCAGCAATGAATATTATCATAACTGAGTTACGCAATAAGATAGGAGATGAATGGTTGAATGATATGATGATATGCTACATTGAACGACAGGTGTTCGAAACAATCGATGATGAAGCTATTTTGTTGAGATTTCAAAATATGCAAAGTAGAAGGATTCAAGTCCCACCTCGTAGAGATGGTCATTAG